A single genomic interval of Spirosoma linguale DSM 74 harbors:
- a CDS encoding PepSY-associated TM helix domain protein (PFAM: PepSY-associated TM helix domain protein~KEGG: aav:Aave_3918 PepSY-associated TM helix domain-containing protein), with protein sequence MFSDKAIYRYHRIFGLIGGLFILLLTVTGSILVVEKQVDALLNPSLTQVEATGQRQPYNRLVAALHQRYPAAQVRNMRLSDSPTEAIRADLMDKGERIWVSMNPYTGAIIGARNAEATLIRRARELHENLLLEPVGGFVMGLAGICLLGSVLTGTWYYRRSLLSVFKIGVRWNKAPRIVYADIHKWLGVVALLFMLMMSATGIFFHWEQIERKFGDGPRPENKEAAPISLAAIPVDAAIASAKASIADFQPQLIDFPKPGDTTMVIRGNRPGSIRMLGKYNVSATVDARDGHYVSGFDARDADLEYIAEHIFEELHFGRYGGIITQVIYILLAMATAVVTVTGLFLWYLKK encoded by the coding sequence ATGTTTTCTGACAAAGCTATTTACCGTTACCACCGGATTTTTGGTCTGATAGGTGGCCTGTTTATCTTACTGCTAACCGTCACCGGTTCCATTCTGGTCGTTGAAAAGCAGGTGGATGCGTTACTAAACCCCAGCCTAACCCAGGTGGAAGCCACCGGTCAACGGCAGCCTTACAACCGGCTTGTGGCTGCACTTCACCAGCGATACCCGGCGGCTCAGGTACGAAACATGCGCTTGTCGGATAGCCCGACAGAGGCTATTCGCGCCGATCTGATGGACAAAGGCGAACGTATTTGGGTATCTATGAACCCATATACCGGAGCGATTATCGGCGCCCGTAATGCCGAGGCAACGTTGATCCGGCGGGCGCGTGAACTGCACGAAAATCTGTTACTGGAGCCTGTAGGGGGCTTCGTTATGGGACTGGCGGGTATCTGCCTGCTGGGGTCTGTGCTGACCGGAACCTGGTACTACCGGCGGTCACTGCTGAGCGTATTCAAGATTGGTGTACGGTGGAACAAAGCGCCCCGAATCGTGTATGCCGACATTCATAAGTGGCTGGGCGTGGTAGCGCTGTTATTCATGCTGATGATGAGCGCGACGGGCATTTTCTTTCACTGGGAACAGATTGAGCGGAAGTTTGGCGATGGGCCAAGACCTGAAAATAAGGAGGCTGCTCCAATTTCGTTGGCTGCTATTCCGGTTGATGCCGCTATAGCTTCCGCAAAGGCGTCTATCGCCGATTTTCAGCCCCAACTCATCGACTTCCCAAAACCGGGTGACACGACAATGGTCATTCGGGGCAATAGGCCCGGCAGTATCCGAATGCTCGGCAAATACAACGTGTCGGCTACGGTCGATGCCCGGGATGGACATTACGTAAGTGGATTCGACGCCCGAGATGCCGATCTGGAATATATTGCCGAACACATTTTTGAAGAACTGCACTTTGGTCGATACGGAGGCATCATCACACAGGTTATTTACATACTTCTGGCGATGGCTACCGCTGTTGTAACGGTCACCGGCCTGTTTCTGTGGTATTTGAAGAAATAA